Sequence from the Nitrosopumilus maritimus SCM1 genome:
ATCAATCTCTATGTATTTTGAATTATTTGCTATCTCTTTTGCAGCCTCTGAATCCACATCTACCAATCCTAGTGGTGTTTCCCATTGAGCATTAACCATTGTAGCAACATCTTTTCCAACTCCAAAATGATTAGGTCCAAGAATGATTACTAGTTCCGGATTTTTAGACGAAATTGCCTTGTAAGAATAACATGCCGTAGGTCCCGAATAAACATAGCCTGCATGAGGTGAAATTACTCCGTAAATTCCTTCATTATTTTGTATTTGATTGCCAGGTCCAAATTTGTGCTGAATACAAGAATTAATCATTTCTTCAAGTTCATTTTTTGTTCCAGGGTAAAATTGACCGGCAACAACTGGTTTTCTAATCATAGGTTATCATCTACATTATTTTATAAAAGACCATTAGGTGATTCTCTAAGAATATTCCCATTGGGTTTTTCTTCTTTGAAAATAACTCCTTGAAATTTTAAAATTGTTGTTGATTTTTCTTTCCATGCATCTTTGTTTAATCCTGCTTTTTGACATGTATATTCTAAGAATTCTTTTTCATTCCATCCATATTCTGTGGGAACTTGTGGCAATAACAATCCTGATGAAAAACTATTTTCCACAATTAATCCATCTCTACCAACTTTGATTTCTGATAGATACTCTGAATATTCTTCTACTTTGATTTCTTCAGGAGGTGTAAGAACAGTTACTTCAAATGTTATCTTGTCTAATTCATCAATAGTTACTGGAGTAAATCTTGGATCTTTTGTAGCAGCTGAAATTGCAGCATCAACTAACCCATCACATAATTTCTTTACTGGAGTTGGATATCCAATACACCCTCTTAGATCATTTTCTTTGTTTATTGTAACAAAAACCCCTGAACTAAAATTAAATTTTGAATCAAATTCTGAATCAATAATTTTAGAATTATTTTTTAAAAATTCAATTACAACTTTTCTTGCCATCTTAACTAATTCTATTCCATCTGAATCTAAAAATTGAAAATTTGTCATACTTGTTAAATATGTAAAATAGACATAAAAAGCGTGACTGCAATTCTCGGCAAAGAAGCTGAATTATACGAAAAACTTGCAGATGATAAAGTCAAGTGTACTGCATGTGCACGATATTGCGAAATTGGTAAAGGACAAATTGGTTTATGTGGAATTCGTGGAAATGAAGATGGAAAATTACAACTTTATGCCTATGGAAAAGTAATTTCTGGTCATGTTGATCCAATTGAAAAAAA
This genomic interval carries:
- a CDS encoding TIGR00296 family protein, which codes for MTNFQFLDSDGIELVKMARKVVIEFLKNNSKIIDSEFDSKFNFSSGVFVTINKENDLRGCIGYPTPVKKLCDGLVDAAISAATKDPRFTPVTIDELDKITFEVTVLTPPEEIKVEEYSEYLSEIKVGRDGLIVENSFSSGLLLPQVPTEYGWNEKEFLEYTCQKAGLNKDAWKEKSTTILKFQGVIFKEEKPNGNILRESPNGLL